One region of Acropora muricata isolate sample 2 chromosome 13, ASM3666990v1, whole genome shotgun sequence genomic DNA includes:
- the LOC136895793 gene encoding uncharacterized protein: protein MSSLIGVLVDVSGSMRNSAGELNAEQRSWARSIFKVVDELIKHDVESSNQTFALALGCPFEPEVFDLLGTVRVATEEARGIKDLSSRKQLRELIDETLDILERNGAHSVRPWAKMDVSLKVLDKPTAAAILYYLQRRPNQDFTRRFVFECLPQECREIELRPRKLARQVGYWLLGSVPGYGDDLQAWALESSVREAIDKGKKLMEEIRRGIMVTVNKAAIMSVQSASKILHNSVEEIDEKRVDELLEVVEPYIYGGTPLIQAMRHSVDLFSYSEFANHKKLLFILSDGQPTDGQNPPVQELSALGVTIVSCFITREGLSDPRRLYSLLDESWEVPAKFMFNMSSIVTTQNIPRTLFVKKGWKIDIENNETRLFFHVNHPDVIRDVCDMARKGVLSKDVLLDLLASVDLDLYINRVNDSFGAKTQHGGTSYANAAAAVMHLAMQRIIGRDGGYPDFFELREKLIAKYGEEGASTKEVLKEMCPEYRLQCQTVDAIGAMEAISAKRPVVVTFHLTGAQWDQFGKFYDENPRGILTRSYLDSKHVSTSDAGGHAVVLTSYDADSLRLMNSWGDDWADQGFFRVQNSDVLGLKFVDVFWISNDLSKKEKKAYEQHGAEVAGKLLKSLKGLQVVKCKCPLCTVESKVVDFTGRLLKAKCPACGGTFNANEEGGDVALNLYLMSLIHDDKSQ, encoded by the coding sequence ATGTCATCCCTAATAGGCGTTCTGGTAGACGTGTCCGGCTCCATGAGAAACAGTGCGGGTGAATTGAATGCAGAACAAAGGAGTTGGGCGAGGTCTATCTTCAAAGTGGTAGATGAACTGATAAAACATGACGTTGAATCTTCCAATCAGACCTTTGCTTTGGCTCTGGGTTGTCCTTTTGAACCTGAAGTCTTTGATTTGTTAGGCACTGTTCGGGTAGCTACAGAGGAAGCACGCGGCATTAAAGATTTAAGTTCGAGGAAACAACTGAGAGAATTGATCGATGAGACCTTGGATATTCTTGAAAGAAATGGAGCACACAGCGTCCGGCCTTGGGCGAAAATGGACGTATCACTCAAAGTTCTTGATAAACCTACTGCTGCCGCAATACTTTATTATTTGCAACGAAGACCTAATCAAGATTTTACCAGAAGGTTCGTTTTTGAATGTCTACCTCAAGAATGTCGTGAAATCGAACTACGACCACGTAAACTCGCCCGTCAAGTTGGCTATTGGTTGCTGGGATCCGTACCTGGGTACGGCGATGATTTGCAAGCATGGGCATTAGAAAGCTCAGTCAGGGAAGCAATAGACAAGGGCAAAAAACTCATGGAAGAAATCAGACGAGGGATAATGGTGACTGTGAACAAAGCGGCAATTATGAGCGTCCAAAGTGCGTCCAAAATACTGCACAATAGTGTTGAAGAAATCGATGAAAAACGGGTAGATGAGTTGCTCGAAGTAGTGGAACCCTATATTTATGGAGGGACTCCCCTCATCCAAGCTATGCGCCATTCCGTGGATCTGTTTTCGTATTCAGAATTTGCAAATCATAAGAAACTTCTATTCATCCTCTCCGATGGTCAGCCTACTGATGGACAGAATCCTCCAGTCCAAGAATTGTCCGCTCTGGGAGTCACCATTGTGAGCTGTTTCATAACACGCGAAGGGCTGTCCGATCCTCGTCGCTTGTATAGCCTTCTAGACGAAAGCTGGGAGGTGCCAGCCAAGTTCATGTTCAACATGAGCTCTATCGTGACAACTCAGAATATACCACGCACACTGTTTGTGAAGAAAGGATGGAAGATAGACATCGAAAATAATGAAACCAGACTCTTCTTTCACGTGAACCATCCAGATGTGATCAGAGATGTTTGTGACATGGCTAGGAAGGGTGTCTTGAGTAAAGATGTGCTGTTAGATCTACTTGCCTCAGTTGATCTAGATCTCTACATCAACCGGGTGAATGACAGCTTTGGAGCGAAAACACAGCATGGGGGAACATCTTACGCAAATGCCGCGGCCGCCGTTATGCACCTCGCCATGCAACGCATCATAGGACGAGATGGTGGCTATCCAGATTTCTTTGAATTGCGAGAAAAATTGATTGCTAAATATGGCGAAGAAGGCGCGTCCACCAAAGAAGTTCTGAAAGAAATGTGTCCAGAATATCGGCTGCAATGTCAAACAGTTGATGCTATCGGTGCTATGGAGGCCATTTCTGCAAAGAGGCCAGTGGTTGTCACATTCCATCTGACAGGAGCTCAGTGGGATCAGTTCGGGAAGTTCTACGATGAAAACCCTCGAGGAATCCTTACACGATCCTACCTGGATTCAAAGCACGTCTCAACAAGTGATGCTGGAGGCCATGCAGTTGTTCTTACAAGTTATGATGCTGACAGCTTGCGCCTGATGAATTCATGGGGAGATGATTGGGCAGACCAAGGGTTCTTCAGAGTTCAGAATTCCGATGTCCTCGGCCTTaaatttgttgatgttttttggatttCGAATGACCtgagcaaaaaagaaaagaaggctTATGAGCAGCATGGCGCTGAAGTTGCGGGCAAATTGCTAAAATCTTTGAAAGGACTGCAGGTGGTGAAATGCAAGTGTCCCTTATGCACTGTTGAATCAAAGGTGGTGGATTTTACTGGACGTCTTCTGAAAGCAAAGTGTCCCGCCTGTGGAGGAACGTTCAATGCCAATGAAGAAGGCGGCGACGTTGCATTGAACTTGTACCTGATGTCATTAATTCATGATGACAAATCGCAGTAG
- the LOC136895071 gene encoding uncharacterized protein DDB_G0287625-like has product MTITTIIFIDDNTKENNDNNKENDKDSDVNNNDNENYNYDDKDDKCKDNNDDNNNNKNDDNDDDKHHNRDNEANNYDNNNGNDHDTTIIKVKKNNNNDDDKASNNSENNDDNHDDYDNDRNETHMVNDNDNNNNIKSKDNNDDDNKEEVDHYKDDNGDETDQKSITATTIMTINLKTATIMAANQKSNETMMIVITTTTTITNQNGNNDNHNESTNEDNDDNKSKTITLMMTVMMAITVKSMTIMLIVTVKISITTIMMPTTMTLPLRWR; this is encoded by the coding sequence ATGACGATAACGACTATAATTTTTATCGATGATAACACTAAAGAAAACAACGAcaataacaaagaaaacgacaaagaTAGCGACGTGAATAACAATGACAACGAAAATTATAATTACGACGATAAGGACGATAAATGCAAAGACAACAATGacgataacaacaataataaaaatgacGATAACGACGATGATAAACACCATAACAGAGATAACGAGGCTAATAACTATGATAACAATAACGGTAACGATCACGATACGACAataataaaagtgaaaaaaaataacaataatgatgacgacaagGCCAGTAATAACAGTGAAAACAATGACGATAACCATGACGATTACGACAACGATAGGAATGAGACTCACATGGTTAATGATAacgataacaacaataacattaaaagcaaagacaataatgatgacgataacaaGGAAGAGGTCGATCACTACAAAGACGATAATGGCGACGAAACCGACCAAAAATCAATCACAGCAACGACTATAATGacaataaatttaaaaacagcGACGATAATGGCCGCGAACCAAAAAAGCAATGAAACAATGATGATAGTGATAACGACAACGACGACAATAACGAATCAAAATGGTAACAACGATAATCACAATGAAAGTACTAATGAAGATAACGACGATAATAAGAGTAAAACAATAACATTAATGATGACCGTAATGATGGCAATAACAGTGAAATCAATGACGATAATGTTGATAGTAACGGTCAAAATATCAATCACAACAATTATGATGCCGACGACGATGACATTGCCCTTACGATGGCGATAA